The genomic window gcagtccatgggactctcaagagtctcctccagcaccataattcaaaagcatcaattcttcggcgatcagccttctttatggtccagctctcacttccatacatcactacggggaaaaccatagcttttactatacggacctttgttggcaaagtgatgtctctgctttttaagatgctgtctaagtttgtcattgcttttctcccaagaagcaggcgtcttttaatttcgtgactgctgtcaccatctgcagtgatcatggagcccaagaaagtaaaatctctcactgcctccatttcttccccttttatttgccaggaggtgatgggaccagtggccatgatcttcagggtttttttatgttgagcctcAGAACCTTTTATTAGAACCATCCCAAAAGTCACCAGCCGTTAGAGGTCTCCATGACTCcttcctgcaggaggcagggatggaccccaacttgggtggctttgaaagaggattggacaaattcaggggggaggagaggggtctTGAGGGCCAATAGTGCTAAGGAAGTATCAAAACTTGGGGTTGCCCAATTTTTTGGGCCCTGCAGGTCCAAAATTGGTCAGGTTCAAGCAAGAGACCACAGCCCAGTTAAAGAAGCCAAACAGCGGCTATTAAGCCTGATCATTTATTTGTTGCAACTACCGGTAATTTTCCACTCCTAAGCAAGCAAAGAAGAACCCAGAACAAAAGGTTACATCCAGTTCAAATGTTCCCATGATTTCCCATACTGCAGTTCAAGAAGCATAATAGGAGACATCAGAATCATGtcagaaaagaggtgtggtgccAGGCAGAAATCTGAGTCCCTCAAGGCTGCAATTGTTCATCCGCCTTTCACCTTCCATGGAAACATTCCTGTATTATCTTGAATCAGTTGGCGCCACTTATTCTTGCTGCACCTGGTGAACTCCCAGCCTGCGTTGCGTTTCCCCAATATGCATTGTGAAGGTGATGGGCTTCTGTCTGGCTCTTTGCCATGTGGGATCTTGCCCAGCCTGCAAGTCAggaggggggttggggggttgtGGCTGACCCCGACCCACCCACAGGGCAACGTGGGTCttctcccctcttctcctctccaACATCATTACGACCTTTGGAacgaaataatttttttatttttttgctattttGGGTGATCTTCAGTGTTTCATAGGGTTCCCTTGCCTTATTCTGATAAGAAAGTCATAAGCATTGGCTCCTGAGCATTTGAAcgggtgctgtgtgtgtgtgtgcacgtgcacacACTTGCTTTGTTTTGAGTCCCTGCAATGCTTCGGGTGCATTGGTTGGGTGCCCCTGCTTTTGTCCTTAAATAGCATCAGCTGGCGGCAGCAATGCTTTTAAATACCAGTGGCTAGaaagggcaggaggggagagcagctcttgtgctcaggtcctgcttgttgtTTTCCCCCTTGGTGCATCTGGTcgaccactgtgagaagaggcgGCTGGGCTGGccgggccattggcttgatccttcTGTCTGTTCTTCCCCAGAAGCTGTAGCAGAACTGCAGGATCCAGATGAAAGAGGCGGGGGCTGCCTTGCAAACCAAGGAGGTCCACTCAGCCTCCCTGCTGATGGAGATGCATCTGTGGTAGCTGCTGGGTGTGagaatgttgtggatagtaggagaggatatattgattcaatagtatccttcctcactcacgctagtgagctggtagcagagcacattccctacTACATAGCAGGAAACTAGTTGATGGGTTCGTTAGAACCATATATATTGAGCAATctagtctggcttgtccagactggattgttcctggtaaattcccctttAGTTCCCTCTTAAAAATAATCATGACACTGCAGTCTTCTTTTAAAGGTAATGATAAGcatgttccagcagccttaagggttttcaatgcaaaatccgtttcccaactcctgtatgctgcaaatgtctggcataatgaGGACCTGCCTGAGCTAGaaggctttcaggcaaaatttacgatctctgctgcaggtacccaactgtgtccccaactccatacttctgttagaagctggtgaatgcccaatttcaactaaagcatggtgggctgccctaaatcattggctcaggatttcagtgtttgatctagggaagggtttgtaccaacacctgaccaatgaagagtttgtcagcaaatggcagaaaaccatggctagaaaagccacctctattggtctgtcaccccccaactgtattacctgggttatgaaggcgccctaaagacgttaaagcaaagattatgggataatacaCACAGTGACTTGTGATCTCCATCACACACAGTCTGtaggcagtaggagtacaatatgggcatgtctttaagttaacatcttacattaaaaacctgacagtaccaaattattgaagattattcaccaaagccagactaaacgtctttccttctgcagtgttggatggcaggttgagaggagttccctaccaggacagactttgctcgtgtgctcaagacattgattctataaaacatattttgctgcacagtGCAAAGtacgagcaagccagggctgaactgatattacccttgctggtgcctttcccaggaaaaacagaggctcactatgtcaggttctattggaagactggacaaacgctagaacattagcagtggtgaagtttttatcagtggttgcaagaaccaatgatccccatctttaagtctgaacgaaatgcttgtttaacctggaggtaggctgtctgaattgtgcattgctttgtaacgatttgttgggtctctggactgtaataaagattgatgatgataaGCTttgcttacattcagttcacagtatggccctgaaggcaggcttgagCTTTTAGTTACAGTTACAGAGAAAGGTGTGGCTTCatcctctgtgagggaaataggaaaCGTAGTATTTGACGGCTTCAGTGATGTTGCTTCCCACACTGGGAGAGGTCCGGCTTTTCCTCCCTGTGCAGAGATGTGCAGCACCAGCTTTACCtgccttcctctttcctcctggtCGGGATCCTGGGGCGGAAGTCCCTTGACGTCTGACTCTCCATCCCTTACGGCTGCGTGAACCTCACAGCCTTGCTGGGGAACGTCTCCCTCCTGCTGGTCTCCCCAGCCTATGTTCCTCTTCCTTGCCATCCTGGCCCTGACCCACCTGGgcctctccacctccatcgtgcCCAAGCTGCTGGGCATCTTCTGCCTCGGCACCAGGGAGACCAGCCTGAAGGCCTGCCTGGCCCAGACGTTCTTCCTGCACACCTTAATGGCCACAGAGTCGGGTGTCCTGCTAGCCATGGTCTTTGACCACCACGTGGCCATCAGCACCCCACTCAGGTACGGAGCCATCCTCACTCCCCTCTGGTGCTGGCCCTGAGAGTGGTGCTGACCGTGGTGCCCTCCCAAGGCAGCCCAGCGCAAGGCCCTTGGCACCTGTCATTCCCACAGCAACATCACCCTCGTTTTCCGCATCCCTGGGCTTTTCTCTTTCCTGACATCACCCTCTCCATCCTCTGCCTGTCGGTGCCCCCATGCTCAGCCCCATCATTTAGGGGGCCAAGACCAAGCAGATACGGACCAGGCTGCTGTTCTTGCAGGCAAAAGCAAAACTCTGAAGCTCCTACCGTGCAGGGGgcgagaggaagagagaggcatTGGGACACGCACCCCCTAAAAAGGAGGCAAAGATTTCATGGAACAGAACTGTAGACTtcaaagggacctcaagggtcatctcgCTCAACTCCACTTCCTTCTTTGTGCCTGAACAAGGATCCCAGTAATCTCCCTTTGAAAATGAGGCTTGAAGCCTTCTCAGGACAaaatgtggagagaggctcagaactcacagggttaagagttctgagtgacgtctcacattttgaggcgtggtttagaacactgaggggagtgttttactgtgcctcagacagtgtgtgtgtttgctccgtggagagagcagcaagatgtgcgctctgtcgccaggagatttatagctgttgtgttttgctaaggaataaagactttaaagataaggagactgctgcatccagcctgaattattgccctcacacgaacgacgttcctgcttctgttccgctgtgtttacgtgctgctgagtcaaaggtccctgggggaagaccagagccgcgcagagaagtgtgccggacgccattgggctccatagTCTTGGCCTCTGATGGTCACCAGCCTagatggattagacaaattcatggaagaggagagggctatcggtgGCTATTAACCAGGGTGACCATCCACAATCAGAGACAGTCATGGTTCTGAAGACCAACTGCTGGaggccacaggaagggagagttgctcttgtgccctcatagaatcatagagttggaagagaccacaagggccatcgagtccaaccccctgccaagcaggaaacaccatcagagcactcctgacatatggttgtcaagcctctgcttaaagacctccaaagaaggatgaatgacaccttgtttagagatcaagaggttatcaagaaggcccaaaaaaccctgagagactattttgagataaatatgaacactaccactgaaaaaagagtaatctgggacgcaagcaaagcggttatgagggggtttctaattcaacagaatgcaataaagaagagaactcaaaatgagaaagacaaaattttggagaaaataaaagagggtgagaagaaactgagaccgaaaccaaagtcacaagagattctgagagaaataaagttataccaagtccaatatatgaaaatgatgaatcaggaaatagaatggaaaattaaacaaatgagacaaaggacatttgaatcggctaataaatgtggaaaattgctagcctggcaaatgaaaaaaaagacaaaagcttaatactattaccaatttggaagtggaaggaaagaacattcagaatccagtggaaattagaaaatacttccagaggtattttaaacagttatatacacaagggccacagaaagagtttgatatagaccaattcttaaaaacaaatggactacaaaaaatctctcaaaaaaacaagttaatgttgaaccataaaattacagaacaggacatagaaggtgccatccagaatatgcagttgggcaaatctccagggccggacggcctaaacctcaaaatattatagatccttgaaggattggataattcaaccactaaaggaggtttgtaatgacattttggagggggggaaagcgccagagtcatggaaggaagcttatattacgcttataccgaaaactgagtctgaaaagacacaacttaagaactaccgccccatatccctgctcaatgtggattacaaaatatttgctgatattttggctaaaagattaaagaaagtattagtggaagagatacataaggaccaagctggctttctcccaggtagacacttgtctgacaacacaaggaatataattaacattttggagaagctgcaagtgaacatcaatactaaagcagttttaatctttgttgatgcggagaaagcctttgataatatttcttggagttttatgaagaaaaatcttcaggggatgggtgttggtcaagggtttgaaaatggtataagtgcaatttactcagaacaaaaggctaaacttatagttaataatgtggtgacagaggaatttaagatagagaaaggtacacgacaaggctgcccaatttccccattgctttttatttcggtcctggaggttttgctaaatatgattagaagggaccgtctgattaaaggtatacgggtcggagccaaacaatacaaactgaaagcttttgcagatgacttagtattgatgttacaggagccagaatctagtactaaaagagtattagaactgattcaagaatttggtcatgtggcaggattcaagttgaacaagttaaaaactaaagttcttgagaaaaatttaacaccgattgagaaagagagctttcagaaggagacaggtttaacactggttaagaaagtaaaatacctgggggttaatatgactgctaagaacttaaacttatttaaagacaattatgagaaatgttggtcagaagtgaaaaaggacctagaaatatggtcaaatttgaagctttccttgttgggtcgaattgctgttataaagatgaatgtattgccaagaatgttatttttgtttcaatcattgcaaattttggacaaaatggactgtttcaagaagtggcagagagatatttctagatttgtctggcagggcaagaagcccagaataaaaattaaaatactaactgatgcaaaggaaagaggtggatttgccctgccagaccttaaactttattatgaatcagcagcattctgctggttgaaaggctggctgcttcttgagaacacagacattttggatttagaaggttttaataacgtttttgggtggcatgcatatttgtggtacgacaaggttaaagcacataaagcatttaaaaaccatattgtcaggaaagcattgtttaatgtctggataagatataaagacttacttgaaaataaaaccccaaggtggttgtcaccgatggaagcaaaggctcagaaaaagctcaatatggaggccaaatggccgaaatattgggagattttggagcaagaaggagacaaattgaaattgcaaagttttgagaaattaaaagacaaagtgtgagactggcttcactattatcaaataagggaggcttataatttggacaaaaaaattggcttccaggtggaaaaatcaaaattggaaactgagctgttagatcccaaaactaagatactttcaagaatgtataacttgctgttgaaatggaatacacaggatgaaacggttaaatctgctatgattaaatgggcacaagatgttggacataatattatgtttgctgactgggaacagttgtggaccacaggtatgaaatttatggcatgtaatgccctaagagagaatattatgaaaatgatatacaggtggtacatgacaccagtcaagcttgcaaaaatctatcatttgcccgataataaatgttggaaatgtaaagaaactgaaggtacattctttcacctttggtggacgtgcccaaagattaaggctttctgggagatgatatataatgaaatgaaaaaggtatttaaatataccttcctgaagaaaccagaggcctttctcttgggcatagtcggccaattggtgccaaaggaggatagaactttctttatgtatgctacaacagcagcaagaatactgattgcaaagccagatgggcagggtataaataataaattattattattattatagttgggCTGAGCAGAACCGGAATGTCAAGCAGCAGAGCTGAGTCAAAGGTTTTCCCTCCCTCAAAAGGAGTCATGCACAGTTCCTTGGAAAGAGGTGGGTGGCAGAGACTGGCAGGTTTTAGCCTCAGGGAAGCGGGTGTTTCCCCAGGTTCTTCCTTCCTTGTGCATCTCAGGAGTGCCTCTGTCTCTTCTAGGCAAGCCATAATTGGGAGAGttactaaagtaaaggtaaatgacccctggacagttaggtccagttgaaggcgactatggggttgcggcgctcatctcgctttcaggctaagggagctggtgtttgtccacagttttctgggtcatgtggtcagcaggactaaactgctactggcgcacAGAGGACTGTCATGCCCCTTCTTCCCCAGGGAATGTGACCGTTGAGGTCTGCTATGGCCTCGCAAGGGGTTGCAATGGAATTTGGGAGCAGGCAGCCAGGcagcccccttctccttgccaGCAGCAGTTCCCTCCTCTGTCAGAGATGGGATGTGTCTCCTCATGCCAGAGTTTGATGAGCAATGCTCCTTCCTTCCAACATGACGCCAGCCTTGGCCGTCAGCCACCTCTGCACCTGATGTTGCCCAAGAAGAGGTGGGGGCTGCCTGAGAATAAAAAGGTGTGTGccccatccctccctccttcggctCTCTTGCTTCAGACCTGCTGCACATCTTCCTTCAGAGCCACCATGAGTCTTGGAGGATTATCCCCCACCCAACCGGCCACTCCTGAGATTCAGGCCATCGCTGACCAGGTGAGCTGCCCTCTCCCCACAgattcctctccccctccaccaccagcaggcAGAGAGGGGCTCTGGGGCTCTGCCTCTTCTGGAGACAGAATAGAGGTGGGGAAGTCTGGCTTCCAGCCTCGTTGCACTAAGAGCCTTTTCTTGACTCACTGTGGAAAATGACGGCCGTGTTGAGGCCTGTTTCTCAAGGATTCCCAAATGTCAGCGCTAgctgtacatgtgaaaagaatctaggggtctCAGTGGACCACAAGGTCatcatgagtccacagtgtgacgcagcagcaaaaaagactaatgctattctagtctgcatccacagaagtctagtgtccagatcaagggaagccatagtcccactctatcctgccttggtcagaccacacctagaatattgtgtccagttctgggcaccacaattcaagaaggatgtggacaagctggaaggtatgcagaggagggagaccagggtgatcaagggtctggaaggcAAGCcgtatgaggagcggttgaaggagctgagtatgtttagcctggaaaagaggagactgagagaagatatggtagccatcttcaaatatcttatgggctgtcacatgcaagagggagcaagtttgttttctcctacttTAGGGGTTAGGatataggtaggcaaactaaggcctgggggccggatctggcccaatcgccttctaaatctggcccgcggacggtctgggaatcagcgtgtttttacatgagtagaatgtgtctttttatttaaaatgcacctctggcttcaagttaccagaaaagagatttgggttttctgacagtaagagatgtttgaTGGCGGACCAGTCTCCCtggggagatggtggactctccttccctggaggtctttaagcagaggttgggtggccctctgtcctggatgcttgagctgagacccctgcattgcgggggttggactagatgccccttgggggcccctttccaactctacaagtcgatgattctatgaaagcctTTGGGGCCTTGTGCTCTCCAAGCGCGCAACTCCAACCAGCTCCCGGCCAGGATGGCCAAAGCACTAGGAGGGTTTCCAATGGGGAGGGGCTGGTGCCAAAAGCTTCCCCCCCTCGCCTGTCCCAGGGAACCTCCAGTGGCCTCTTCTGGCCCCCTGAGTGAGCCaagcctctctcctcccaccctcggGGCCCTTTCAGCTTCCTGCTGCCACAACCATCAGGCTTTGCCTTCCTTCCGCAGGTGAAATGTCAGCTGGAAGCAAAAGTGAACCAGGCATTCAACCTCTTTGAGGTCACTGAGTTCAGGACTCAGGTGGTGGCTGGCACCAACTACTTCCTCAAGGTCAGTGGCCCTTTCCTGGCgggtttatttattgcatctctATAtcagcttttcctccaaggacctccAGGGGCAGGCATGGCTCTCATCCTGCTAAGAGACACCAGGCCGTTTTGAGACATTCTCCAAGGAGAATCTGAGTACGGTAAATCTTAGGAATAAATTTCTGAGGGCAAGAGACGTCTGACAGTAATGGACTCCCATGGAAAGTGATGGCCTcgccttccctggaggtttttaaacagatgtcGGATGGATATACAACACAGCACAACACAACAtttttagttacagaaaggtagccgtgttggtctgccatagtcaaaacaaattttttttttccttccagtagcaccttaaagaccggtctttaaggtgctactggaaagaaattttttttttgttttgacaacatTTTTATTAAGTGTCCAACAATATTTCAAAGCATTTATCATCATATacacagcaggtggcgctgtgggttaaatcactgagcctaggacttgccgatcagaaggttggcagttcgaatccctgcgatggggtgagctccggttgctctgtccctgctcctgccaacctagcagtttgaaagcacatcaaagtgcaagtagataaataggtaccgctccggcaggaaggtaaacgacgtttccgtgcgctgctctggttcgccagaagtggcttagtcatgctggccacatgacccggaagctgtacgccggctccctcggccaataaagcgagatgagcgccgcaaccccagagtcggccacgactggacctaatggtcaggggtccctttacctttaataggagTTTTTATAGCCtttggaggtacagtggtacctcgggttacctttacctttaccatgtttcttttttacttttcaaATCTCCTTGCCTGATGTTTGTTTTTCACTCATTTTTATTAGCTGTTTTATAACAgaaatatttttatcatctaaacCTCACTGCCGTTCAATCTTTCGTTCATCCGCtgctcatatttcaaatcctgcccaTGACTTCATAACTGGGTGATAATTTGATAGGTAATCCACCAGCGGTTCCCATTCCTCCTTAAACCCTTTGTCATTACGTCCTCTTAATTtggcagtttattattatttattattattttttattggatttatatcctgccccatacccagaggtctcagggcggttcacagaacaaaatctcaCCATTTCAGAATATTCCATCTGTTTCACAAGCCGTTTCTCCTTCGTTGGTTGTCCTTTCTCTTTCCACTTCTGTACATCCAAAGTTCTAGCTTCTAGAGGAACCATCGGTCAGGCGGTCTCTGCTGGTGACACCCTTTCtgtcttcttccctcctcctcctcctcctcctcccaggtcCGGTATGCGGAGGACAAATACGCCCACCTTCGTGTGTTCCAGAACCTTTCAGGCGATCTCACGCTCCACGGCTACGAGCTGAACCACACCAGGACGGACCCCATCAACTACTTCTAGCAGCAGCAGAGAGCTCAAGAGCTTTAGGAGCTCTTTCAATAAAGAGGAGGTCTTGGAAAGAGTCTCTGCCTTTGAGAAGTTGtgcaaggggagggagagggaacgaGCTGTGGGGCGAGAGGAAGGCCCCCAGCAGCCCctggaaggggaagggagagagagagagaaaggtggcATTTATGGGGAGGAAGCGGGTGCGGCAAGGAACAGCTGTAATGGAGGTCGCCTTCGATGCCACCCCTTCCATGAATGCCAGTCTAGGGAGGGCAGCGGTGAGAGAGGCTCTCCGGGAGGCCTCCCTTTCGGGGGGCAAGAGGGGCGATGTGGGGGGCTTGGTCTTAGATAGAGTGTTATCAgggtgttaacggagaaatccgagggctcccttggacaaaaaacaaggacaccagccaggaagaccagaaaaaaacagcagccagtaggcttggtctttattgaagactgtcgcgacaggactcccacctgacaccaggtggaacaagatggaagccccaaacaaaagagaacccaaacttttattagctgcagttacagataggtagccgtgttgatctgccatagtcaaaacaaaatttttttttccttccagtagcacctggtctttaaggtgctactggaaggaaatttttttttgtttttattaactgCTAATCCCCAGGTTACAcccccccaactacatcactaatacatcaccgttacatcatgaaaggggaggtctggtggcagtaatctgagcatcctggacctgccccatggttccccttgccctccaccaaacacccatcaagtggaacaaaagagatatttacatttccctgtttcccagccaagttcatcacacccttttgtcttcatctgggtttgttatttctggaatggctgcctgtctggcactcaggtatcaggatgccagggattatccctcaggcagaggggctgctgaggagctgagctcacatgtctataggaatttctgaagttttcccagtgagccagtacatagatacatttaccagtgaattcttacatttggtaacatgcagcagaggccctttgaatagataggaagaaactgtgatgaagtgttttgtggggacaagtcacaaaagacacaaaagtgattgtgctgatttttggTAGTGGGCAGCTAcccccataaaaaaaaaaaccctatacataaattcctgcaacaagggGCACATTTGATTTCCATAGAGGAAGGTTGGTATGAAGGAAGTTAGAAAGTCAAAACCTAGAGGGGCAAATCACTGTGAAACTCTTAAAAATGTAACATGAGAAGCAAACTGGAACGCAGAATGTGGCCATAAAAAAGTGCAAGCAGACGGGAAAGGATGCTCAAAAAGACTCAGAGGAACATGTGGCCGAAAACATAAAGACCAACAACACAAAGTTCCTTGAAAATAGTAGTAGCAGGAAGCCATCGAGGGAGGCGGCTGGTGCCACCTGTTCCCTTTGCTCAGGCAGCGAATGCCACCCCCCTCAGAAGCTCCTGGCGCCAGAGGCTGAGGTCTCCTCCGCGGAGCTATCAGGAGGGGCCGCCTTTATCAGCCGCCTGCCAGGAGGCGCCTCCTGCCTGATATCCCCCAAATCTCCCACAAACAGGTCTCCTCAGAGGCACCCAGGGCTGCTCCACTCACACACCCTCCTGCTGCACCCACAGCCCCAGGAGAAGTCCTCCTCCAGGTCCTCCAGGGGCCCGTCAGCCGGGTGCCAGGACTTGGGAAGCGTGGCCTCCACCCCACCTGGACCTGCcccacagggctggcccaaaacaGTCTGGAGAGCCACATGGGGGGGCCCGGGGGCCTCATGCGCTCCTCAAGCCGGACCCGCCCCGTCCTAAAGAGTCCAGACAAACAGACAACCTCTctctcaaaacaaaattaaaaaattccttccagtagcaccttagagagcatCACTggaagatgctactggaaggaatttttaaatttggtttgactacggcagaccaacacggctgcctTACCtgtaacctctctctctctcagcataaGAAGAGCaggctgggtcaggccaaagggggcccaatgagtccagcgtcctgttctcccCAAGGGGAAGCGCAAACGCAGGATCCGGGCCCCAGAGCAAGTCTCTCCTCCTGCAATTccagcacctggcattcaga from Podarcis raffonei isolate rPodRaf1 chromosome 4, rPodRaf1.pri, whole genome shotgun sequence includes these protein-coding regions:
- the LOC128412157 gene encoding cystatin-A-like: MSLGGLSPTQPATPEIQAIADQVKCQLEAKVNQAFNLFEVTEFRTQVVAGTNYFLKVRYAEDKYAHLRVFQNLSGDLTLHGYELNHTRTDPINYF